The Humulus lupulus chromosome 3, drHumLupu1.1, whole genome shotgun sequence genome window below encodes:
- the LOC133822757 gene encoding lysine histidine transporter-like 6 translates to MVSASSPPPKDLVPSDNKWTEEQNASRRAKWWYSTFHTVTAMIGAGVLSLPLAMAYLGWGPGIMVLVLCWCLTLNTMWQMIQLHECVPGTRFDRYVDLGRHAFGPKLGPWIVLPQQLIVQVGCDIVYMVTGGKCLKQFVEMACTNCTRVRQSYWILIFGGIHFFLSQLPNFNSVAGVSLAAAVMSLSYSTIAWAGCLGKGQIDNVSYAYKNTGPADNMFRIFNALGQISFAFAGHAVALEIQATIPSTPEKPSKVPMWKGVVGAYFINAICYFPVALIGYWAFGQDVDDNVLMNLRKPAWLIASANLMVVVHVIGSYQVYAMPVFDLLEKMMMRKLNFPPGILLRLIARTAYVAFTLFIGVSFPFFGDLLGFFGGFGFAPTSFFLPSVMWLIIKKPKRFSGKWFVNWASIYIGVFIMVASTIGGLRNIVTDASTYSFYT, encoded by the exons ATGGTTTCAGCTTCTTCTCCTCCTCCAAAG GACCTAGTTCCTTCAGACAACAAATGGACGGAGGAGCAAAACGCCTCTCGCCGAGCCAAATGGTGGTACTCCACCTTTCATACCGTCACGGCTATGATAGGGGCCGGGGTCCTCAGCCTGCCTCTAGCCATGGCGTACTTAGGATG GGGTCCAGGGATCATGGTACTGGTGTTATGTTGGTGCCTGACCTTGAACACGATGTGGCAGATGATACAACTCCACGAATGTGTTCCGGGGACTCGCTTTGACCGATACGTAGATTTGGGCCGACATGCATTTGGTCCGAAACTTGGGCCGTGGATCGTGCTCCCACAGCAGCTGATTGTTCAGGTTGGGTGTGACATAGTGTATATGGTCACCGGGGGAAAGTGTCTGAAACAATTCGTGGAGATGGCCTGTACAAACTGCACGAGGGTCCGTCAGTCTTACTGGATTTTGATTTTTGGTGGTATCCATTTCTTCCTTTCCCAGCTTCCCAATTTCAATTCCGTCGCTGGTGTTTCCTTAGCAGCAGCTGTCATGTCACTAAG CTATTCAACGATAGCATGGGCAGGGTGCTTAGGCAAAGGACAAATCGACAACGTGAGCTATGCATACAAAAACACGGGCCCAGCTGACAACATGTTCCGAATTTTCAATGCTTTGGGCCAAATCTCGTTCGCTTTCGCAGGGCATGCTGTGGCCCTGGAGATTCAGGCCACTATTCCGTCCACCCCAGAAAAACCGTCTAAGGTTCCGATGTGGAAAGGGGTGGTCGGAGCCTATTTCATCAACGCCATCTGTTACTTCCCGGTGGCACTGATCGGTTACTGGGCTTTCGGCCAAGACGTTGACGATAATGTTCTTATGAACCTTAGAAAGCCCGCATGGCTCATCGCCTCTGCAAACTTGATGGTTGTTGTTCATGTCATCGGCAGCTACCAG GTTTATGCTATGCCTGTGTTCGACTTGCTGGAGAAGATGATGATGAGAAAACTGAACTTCCCACCAGGAATTCTACTTAGATTGATTGCTCGAACAGCTTATGTTG CATTCACACTATTCATTGGAGTCAGTTTCCCTTTCTTCGGAGACCTTCTTGGTTTCTTCGGTGGATTTGGTTTTGCCCCCACTTCTTTTTTT CTTCCTAGCGTTATGTGGTTGATAATAAAGAAGCCTAAAAGATTCAGTGGCAAGTGGTTTGTCAACTGG GCTTCAATATACATAGGAGTGTTCATAATGGTGGCTTCCACAATTGGTGGCCTACGGAATATCGTGACAGATGCATCTACATATAGTTTCTACACATGA